Proteins from one Methanococcus maripaludis C5 genomic window:
- the cfbA gene encoding sirohydrochlorin nickelochelatase yields the protein MNSKILQVHIMEALVLVGHGSRLPHSKNVVMEVAEKIKARGIYDIVEVGMMEFNEPTIPEAIKKVIDAGAKKVTVTPVFLAPGNHTERDIPKILGIYEGDDEGGHHHHHDHDCEHHHHHHDTTAVEIPEGVELVYRKPMGADDRIIDIVLDRANGL from the coding sequence ATGAATTCAAAAATATTACAGGTGCATATTATGGAAGCATTGGTTTTGGTAGGCCACGGTAGCAGACTCCCCCACTCAAAAAACGTTGTTATGGAAGTTGCTGAAAAAATAAAAGCTAGAGGAATTTACGACATTGTAGAAGTTGGTATGATGGAATTCAACGAACCTACAATCCCTGAAGCAATAAAAAAGGTAATTGATGCAGGCGCTAAAAAAGTAACTGTAACTCCCGTATTTTTAGCTCCAGGAAACCATACTGAAAGAGATATCCCAAAAATACTCGGAATTTACGAAGGAGATGATGAAGGGGGACATCACCATCATCACGACCACGATTGCGAACACCATCACCATCATCACGACACGACAGCTGTTGAAATTCCAGAAGGTGTTGAATTAGTGTACAGAAAACCGATGGGTGCAGATGATAGAATTATAGATATAGTCCTCGATAGAGCTAACGGACTTTAA
- a CDS encoding TRC40/GET3/ArsA family transport-energizing ATPase: MVLSKLKESLKGITTKKLEKENGTKYIMFGGKGGVGKTTMSAATGIYCAEQGMKTVVVSTDPAHSLRDSFEQSFGHEPTKVNGMENLYVVEIDPEAAMSEYKEKLKSQMDENPMMGGMLEDQLEMASLSPGTDESAAFDVFLKYMDSDEFDVVVFDTAPTGHTLRFLGLPEIMDKYMTKMIKLKKQMSGFMKMMNKVMPFGGKGEDVDYDKALDEMDEMKARITKARGILANPERTAFRLVVIPEEMSILESERAMQALNKFKIPVDSVVVNQIIPEDVECDFCRARRSLQEKRLELVNEKFGDKVIANLELLRTEAKGLDVLKDIAHKLYGEAKSEEEKEVIVA, encoded by the coding sequence TTGGTATTATCTAAATTAAAGGAATCATTGAAAGGAATTACTACTAAAAAACTCGAAAAAGAAAACGGAACCAAGTACATCATGTTTGGTGGAAAAGGTGGAGTTGGAAAAACTACAATGAGTGCCGCTACAGGTATTTACTGTGCAGAACAAGGCATGAAAACAGTTGTAGTTTCAACAGACCCTGCTCACTCATTAAGAGACAGCTTTGAACAGTCATTTGGTCACGAACCAACCAAAGTAAATGGCATGGAAAACTTATACGTTGTAGAAATCGATCCAGAAGCTGCAATGTCAGAATACAAAGAAAAATTAAAATCACAAATGGACGAAAACCCAATGATGGGTGGAATGCTCGAAGATCAATTAGAAATGGCTTCATTATCCCCTGGAACCGATGAAAGCGCAGCATTCGATGTATTTTTAAAATACATGGACAGTGATGAATTCGATGTAGTTGTATTCGATACAGCACCAACAGGACACACTTTAAGATTCTTAGGACTTCCAGAAATCATGGACAAATATATGACAAAAATGATCAAGCTCAAAAAACAGATGAGCGGTTTCATGAAGATGATGAATAAAGTCATGCCATTCGGCGGTAAAGGCGAAGATGTCGATTATGACAAGGCATTAGACGAAATGGACGAAATGAAAGCAAGAATTACAAAAGCAAGAGGAATTTTGGCAAACCCTGAAAGAACAGCATTCAGACTTGTTGTAATTCCTGAAGAAATGAGTATTTTAGAAAGTGAAAGAGCAATGCAAGCTTTGAACAAGTTTAAAATACCTGTAGATTCAGTTGTAGTTAACCAGATTATCCCTGAAGACGTAGAGTGTGACTTCTGTAGAGCAAGAAGAAGCTTACAGGAAAAAAGACTTGAACTTGTAAACGAAAAATTCGGCGACAAAGTTATTGCAAACCTTGAATTATTGAGAACTGAAGCAAAAGGACTCGACGTTTTGAAAGATATTGCACACAAACTCTACGGAGAAGCTAAATCCGAAGAAGAAAAAGAAGTAATTGTAGCTTAA
- a CDS encoding DUF116 domain-containing protein — protein sequence MDLSSIWIFEYLGIISSILIVLAILLLLTAIVLGYYLLKKNKILFPKLSLYITNNFYSILLRMFLLIGTEDTFYNVASDFYNKYYCEEFKKAKNKVLILPHCLRDLKCPGKLGPDGVECIFCGKCPIGKIINVAEENGYKTYVVPGSTFLKRVLKEKRPDGVFAVACHNDMFHGMNSLSRKNIPIQGQLLMKDGCISTLVDVEELISRLKNEPC from the coding sequence ATGGATCTTAGTAGTATATGGATTTTTGAGTATTTAGGGATAATTTCATCAATATTAATTGTTTTAGCAATTCTTTTATTGTTAACTGCAATTGTTCTTGGATATTATCTTTTAAAGAAGAATAAAATCTTGTTTCCTAAACTATCACTATATATTACAAATAACTTTTATTCCATTCTATTAAGAATGTTTCTACTGATCGGAACGGAAGATACATTTTACAACGTTGCGAGTGACTTTTACAATAAGTACTACTGCGAAGAATTTAAAAAAGCAAAAAATAAAGTTTTAATCCTTCCGCACTGTTTGAGGGACTTAAAATGCCCCGGAAAACTCGGACCCGATGGGGTAGAGTGTATATTCTGCGGAAAATGTCCAATTGGTAAAATAATAAATGTTGCTGAAGAAAATGGATACAAAACTTATGTGGTTCCCGGTTCTACTTTTTTAAAGAGAGTTTTAAAAGAGAAACGGCCAGACGGAGTTTTCGCAGTAGCGTGCCATAACGACATGTTTCACGGAATGAACTCACTTTCAAGAAAGAATATACCTATTCAAGGACAGCTTTTAATGAAGGATGGATGTATTTCAACACTCGTGGATGTTGAAGAATTAATTAGTCGACTAAAAAATGAACCATGTTAA
- the comB gene encoding 2-phosphosulfolactate phosphatase translates to MKISISFDFFGSDENPKTVDFSDYCVIIIDVLRASTTICTLLELCDKIYITDSLEKAEKIENSIKIGERNAQKIEGFDFGNSPVELIVNKNLIKEHANNGGNIVLTTTNGTRVLENISSEHILIGSITNAEEVAKKAYSIAKKNKKGIMLVPCHRKGNFAIEDFIGAGIIANYLFKEYDEKIPDEKFEELISARVLTKSDWVRKIFESNSGANLKKLGYFEDLIFCTSKNSQKSVGIFDKKSGIISQLI, encoded by the coding sequence ATGAAAATTTCAATTTCTTTTGATTTTTTTGGTAGCGATGAAAACCCAAAAACAGTTGATTTTAGTGATTACTGCGTTATCATAATCGATGTTTTAAGGGCATCTACCACCATTTGTACACTACTTGAGTTATGTGACAAGATATATATAACAGACAGTCTCGAAAAAGCTGAAAAAATAGAAAATTCTATTAAAATCGGAGAAAGAAACGCCCAAAAAATTGAAGGATTCGATTTTGGAAATTCTCCTGTTGAATTAATTGTGAATAAAAATTTAATAAAAGAGCATGCAAATAATGGCGGAAATATAGTATTGACCACAACAAATGGAACGCGAGTTCTTGAAAATATCTCTTCAGAACATATTTTAATCGGTTCAATTACAAACGCGGAGGAAGTTGCAAAAAAAGCTTACAGTATTGCAAAAAAAAATAAAAAAGGAATAATGCTCGTTCCGTGCCACAGGAAAGGAAATTTTGCAATCGAAGATTTTATAGGGGCAGGAATTATTGCGAATTATCTTTTTAAAGAGTACGATGAAAAAATTCCTGATGAAAAATTCGAAGAATTAATTTCTGCGAGAGTTTTGACTAAATCTGACTGGGTAAGAAAAATATTTGAATCAAACTCAGGAGCAAATCTAAAAAAATTGGGTTATTTTGAAGATTTAATATTCTGTACCTCAAAAAACAGCCAAAAATCCGTTGGAATTTTCGATAAAAAATCGGGAATCATTTCTCAGTTAATTTAG
- a CDS encoding phenylacetate--CoA ligase family protein: MIWSKEETLDRNEIKKIQLERLKESVKKAYENVPLYKEKFDSVGLKPEDITTLDDLKKIPFTVKDDFRANYPFGMFAVPKKEVVRIHASSGTTGKPTVVGYTKKDLKTWAELISRVVTAAGVTDEDTAQVAFGYGLFTGGFGLHYGLENVGASVIPMSSGNTEKQIMLMKDFETTVLICTPSYALYISEVAQKMGIDPKKDLKLKIGLFGGEACSESARTEIESKWGILATQNYGMSELMGPGVSGECEYQCGMHISEDHFIAEIIDPKTGEVLPEGEIGELVITTLTKEALPVLRYRTKDMTSLTYEKCECGRTTARMLKIRGRSDDMLIIRGVNVFPTQIESVLEGIEEIGPHYEIIVTKNGHLDQMTINIELADGKFLEKFSCLEQISKKVDHKLKTVLGLSSKINIVQPRTLERFEGKAKRVKDLRNFD; the protein is encoded by the coding sequence TTGATCTGGTCCAAAGAAGAAACACTGGATAGAAATGAAATTAAAAAAATACAGCTTGAAAGATTAAAAGAATCTGTAAAAAAAGCTTATGAAAATGTTCCTCTCTACAAGGAAAAATTTGATAGCGTAGGGTTAAAACCGGAAGATATAACCACGTTAGATGACCTTAAAAAAATTCCTTTCACAGTAAAAGACGATTTTAGGGCAAATTATCCGTTTGGAATGTTTGCAGTTCCGAAAAAAGAAGTTGTAAGAATTCATGCGTCTTCTGGAACCACAGGAAAACCTACCGTTGTAGGGTACACAAAAAAAGACCTCAAAACATGGGCAGAATTAATTTCTAGAGTTGTAACTGCTGCAGGAGTAACTGATGAGGATACGGCTCAAGTTGCATTTGGCTACGGACTTTTTACTGGGGGATTTGGGTTACACTATGGTCTTGAAAATGTTGGGGCATCGGTAATTCCAATGTCAAGCGGAAACACGGAAAAACAGATTATGCTCATGAAGGATTTTGAAACAACTGTTTTAATCTGTACTCCATCATATGCTCTTTATATTTCAGAAGTTGCACAAAAAATGGGAATTGATCCTAAAAAAGACTTGAAATTAAAAATAGGTCTTTTCGGAGGAGAAGCATGCTCAGAATCTGCAAGAACAGAAATTGAATCAAAATGGGGCATACTCGCAACCCAAAACTACGGTATGAGTGAATTAATGGGCCCAGGAGTTTCTGGAGAGTGTGAATACCAGTGCGGAATGCATATTTCAGAAGACCACTTCATCGCAGAAATAATCGACCCAAAAACTGGCGAAGTACTCCCTGAAGGAGAAATTGGAGAACTTGTAATTACAACACTTACAAAAGAAGCTCTTCCGGTTTTAAGATACAGAACAAAAGACATGACCAGTCTCACTTACGAAAAATGTGAATGTGGAAGAACTACTGCAAGAATGCTAAAAATAAGGGGAAGAAGCGACGACATGTTAATCATTCGTGGAGTAAATGTATTCCCAACACAGATCGAAAGTGTTTTAGAAGGAATCGAAGAAATCGGACCGCACTATGAAATAATCGTTACTAAAAACGGACACCTTGACCAGATGACTATCAATATTGAACTTGCAGATGGAAAATTCCTCGAAAAATTCAGCTGCCTTGAACAGATCAGCAAAAAAGTAGATCATAAATTAAAAACTGTGCTTGGATTAAGCTCTAAAATAAATATAGTCCAACCTAGAACTCTCGAAAGGTTTGAAGGTAAAGCAAAACGTGTAAAAGACTTAAGAAACTTCGATTAA
- a CDS encoding 50S ribosomal protein L39e, producing MAGNKPLGKKIRLAKALKQNRRVPMFAIARTKGSVKQHPKMRHWRRKNLKK from the coding sequence ATGGCAGGCAACAAACCTTTGGGTAAAAAAATTAGACTTGCAAAAGCTTTAAAACAGAACAGAAGAGTTCCTATGTTTGCTATTGCAAGAACAAAAGGAAGCGTTAAACAGCACCCAAAAATGAGACACTGGAGAAGAAAAAACCTTAAAAAATAA
- a CDS encoding 7-cyano-7-deazaguanine synthase, whose amino-acid sequence MKAHVLFSGGKDSSLSAIILHNLGYEIQLVTVNFGVLDSYLHAEETAKIIGYSHKVELIDKELIEKSVDMILKDGYPGNGIQFVHKQVLEIISEKYDVIADGTRRDDRVPRLDHSELQSLEMRKNIQYVTPLMGFGHKTLRNLVNNYFIISEKESEELLKSDYETEIRELIRQRGIDPLEYFPKHIQSRVIGLKR is encoded by the coding sequence ATGAAAGCTCACGTTTTATTCAGTGGTGGAAAAGATAGTTCACTTTCTGCCATAATTTTGCATAATCTGGGCTATGAGATTCAATTAGTAACCGTTAATTTCGGAGTTTTGGATTCATACCTTCATGCAGAAGAAACTGCCAAAATAATTGGCTATTCCCATAAAGTCGAGTTAATAGATAAGGAATTAATCGAAAAATCTGTTGACATGATTTTAAAGGATGGATATCCTGGAAACGGGATTCAGTTTGTACACAAGCAAGTTCTCGAAATAATTTCCGAGAAATACGATGTGATTGCAGACGGTACTAGAAGAGACGATCGCGTCCCAAGACTTGATCACTCTGAACTCCAGAGCCTCGAAATGAGGAAAAATATTCAGTACGTGACTCCTTTAATGGGATTTGGTCACAAAACTTTAAGAAATCTAGTTAACAATTATTTCATAATTTCTGAAAAAGAAAGTGAAGAACTTTTGAAATCAGACTATGAAACCGAAATAAGGGAGTTAATAAGGCAAAGAGGAATCGATCCGCTCGAATACTTCCCAAAACACATTCAATCAAGAGTTATTGGTTTAAAACGATAA
- a CDS encoding DNA-binding protein: MNPEEIRQRRLQEMQAKAQEQGAEDPEAQRQAQEQQMQYEMQKQKILRQILSEDARSRLARIKLAKPQFAEHVEMQLIQLAQAGKLPVPLTDEYFKGLLDRIYEMNRPAKKEITIMRK; encoded by the coding sequence ATGAACCCAGAAGAAATAAGGCAAAGAAGACTGCAGGAAATGCAAGCAAAAGCTCAAGAGCAAGGGGCAGAAGACCCTGAAGCTCAGAGACAGGCGCAAGAGCAGCAAATGCAGTACGAAATGCAAAAACAAAAAATTCTCAGACAGATTCTTTCTGAAGATGCAAGATCGAGATTAGCAAGAATAAAACTTGCAAAACCTCAGTTTGCAGAACATGTCGAAATGCAGTTAATACAACTCGCGCAGGCAGGAAAACTTCCAGTTCCGCTCACTGACGAGTATTTTAAAGGCCTTCTCGATAGAATATACGAGATGAACAGACCTGCAAAGAAAGAAATCACGATAATGAGAAAATAA
- a CDS encoding 30S ribosomal protein S19e, which produces MVTVYDVPANDLIAKLAEKLKEMGVEEPEWTNFVKTGAHKERRPDNGDWWYVRCAAILRKVYINGPVGVERLRSVYGGRKNRGCAPEKFVKGSGNIIRTAFQALEAKELLAKAETGGRIIAPKGQSLVDNTAKEVADSVAQ; this is translated from the coding sequence ATGGTAACCGTTTACGATGTACCAGCAAACGATTTAATCGCAAAATTAGCTGAAAAATTGAAAGAAATGGGCGTAGAAGAGCCTGAATGGACAAACTTCGTTAAAACAGGAGCTCACAAAGAGAGAAGACCTGACAACGGAGACTGGTGGTACGTAAGATGTGCTGCAATATTAAGAAAAGTATACATCAACGGCCCTGTTGGTGTTGAAAGATTAAGAAGCGTTTACGGTGGAAGGAAGAACCGAGGATGCGCTCCTGAAAAATTCGTTAAAGGTAGTGGAAACATTATCAGAACAGCTTTCCAAGCTTTAGAGGCTAAAGAATTACTCGCTAAAGCTGAAACTGGTGGAAGAATTATTGCACCAAAAGGCCAATCTTTAGTAGACAACACTGCAAAAGAAGTAGCTGATTCAGTAGCACAATAA
- the yhbY gene encoding ribosome assembly RNA-binding protein YhbY: protein MTENTEIKISSKAKKILRSQSHEIEPVVWVGKEGVDKTIEEIKRQIKDKSLIKIKVRKSALESGDKTEMAEKIAKETGAEVISVVGNVITIFKPKEGWKKYSTKKTKKEKYVEEFEEMRSKKALLRR, encoded by the coding sequence ATGACCGAAAATACTGAAATAAAAATATCATCCAAGGCTAAGAAGATATTAAGGTCCCAATCACACGAAATCGAACCCGTAGTTTGGGTTGGAAAGGAAGGGGTCGACAAAACCATAGAAGAAATTAAAAGGCAGATAAAAGACAAAAGCCTCATAAAAATTAAAGTAAGAAAAAGTGCACTTGAAAGTGGCGATAAAACCGAAATGGCTGAAAAAATCGCTAAAGAAACTGGTGCAGAAGTTATTAGTGTAGTTGGAAATGTTATTACTATTTTCAAGCCAAAAGAAGGCTGGAAAAAGTATTCAACAAAGAAAACAAAGAAAGAAAAGTATGTTGAAGAATTTGAAGAAATGCGGTCCAAAAAAGCACTCCTTAGGAGATAA
- a CDS encoding methanogenesis marker 3 protein → MNVLVNNNPKSGKTLKDVIKDEYYIPGSNIVIIKGTSTVVKEETKKYLIKTTKGSFVVGITEENETVDFWNKNYKSFEDKSLIWKSISDVSFGSIEIPLPVSSAKQNFKKWDVVLSVSGLDISEGNLIFVQRDVFELYGLETPKIGILIGGKRVLKTLTADDKIISIEQMRESKENIDYEITTDLDTELQDNWKIYTYCKAEFDGPSKSTEHALAILENGTLEISENTNTYVADCRLQTLLIDEENPEERDRGAITVRNIGNGVGKVYIYQESRVSSLSHTVVGKVTDGIEIVDFSNSGNITVKTSPERLNVIGKTQQDAKLLFEKQGIALKMEGNTNEDAIIVEQSPEYTMDILKSKKVTTKGIEPEKLLYVEIYDEDAPTTAWYFRKTTGLTTKRIGTLKIYFRHDNISMFERNWDYSKGLLPENTPKKSVDSGIIAVTNMAKRYKGYMGVRIGSNDKYGPTGETFEGTNIVGKVVKNSEILKSVKQGENIYILEVNKN, encoded by the coding sequence ATGAACGTATTAGTAAACAATAATCCAAAATCCGGAAAAACCTTAAAGGACGTAATTAAGGACGAATACTATATTCCGGGATCAAACATCGTGATTATAAAGGGAACTTCCACTGTAGTTAAGGAAGAAACAAAAAAATACCTGATAAAAACTACCAAAGGCTCATTCGTAGTTGGGATAACTGAAGAAAATGAAACAGTTGATTTCTGGAATAAAAACTACAAATCATTTGAAGATAAATCTCTGATATGGAAAAGTATTTCTGACGTATCTTTTGGATCTATCGAGATACCACTTCCAGTAAGCAGCGCAAAACAGAATTTTAAAAAGTGGGACGTTGTTTTAAGTGTTTCTGGACTTGATATTAGTGAAGGAAATTTGATATTCGTTCAAAGAGACGTATTTGAATTATACGGGCTTGAAACTCCAAAAATAGGCATATTAATTGGTGGAAAGCGAGTTTTAAAAACACTGACTGCTGATGATAAAATAATATCGATAGAACAGATGCGAGAATCGAAAGAAAATATCGATTACGAAATAACTACCGATTTAGATACAGAACTTCAAGATAATTGGAAAATATACACTTACTGTAAAGCAGAATTCGATGGCCCATCAAAAAGTACAGAACATGCCCTTGCGATACTGGAAAACGGAACTTTAGAAATTTCAGAAAACACGAACACGTACGTTGCAGATTGTAGACTTCAGACCCTTTTGATAGATGAAGAAAACCCCGAAGAAAGAGATAGGGGAGCAATTACTGTTAGAAATATCGGAAACGGTGTTGGAAAAGTATATATCTATCAAGAAAGCCGTGTATCGTCCCTATCCCATACAGTAGTTGGAAAAGTTACAGACGGAATCGAAATTGTTGATTTTTCAAATTCGGGAAATATCACTGTAAAAACGAGCCCTGAAAGATTAAATGTAATTGGAAAAACACAACAAGATGCGAAACTTTTGTTTGAAAAACAGGGCATTGCATTAAAAATGGAAGGAAATACAAATGAAGATGCTATAATCGTTGAACAATCCCCAGAATATACGATGGACATATTAAAATCAAAAAAAGTAACTACAAAGGGAATTGAGCCTGAAAAATTATTATACGTTGAAATATATGATGAAGACGCCCCAACTACCGCGTGGTACTTTAGAAAAACTACCGGGCTTACTACAAAAAGAATCGGTACATTAAAAATTTACTTCAGACACGATAACATTTCAATGTTTGAAAGGAATTGGGACTATTCAAAAGGATTATTACCTGAAAATACGCCTAAAAAATCTGTTGATTCTGGAATAATTGCAGTTACAAATATGGCTAAACGATACAAAGGATATATGGGTGTCAGGATAGGTTCAAACGATAAATACGGGCCAACAGGCGAAACTTTTGAAGGTACAAATATCGTTGGAAAAGTGGTTAAAAACTCGGAAATTTTAAAAAGCGTTAAACAGGGCGAAAACATATACATACTTGAAGTTAATAAAAACTAG
- a CDS encoding homocitrate synthase family protein — MDWKAVSPYNPKLNLKDCYLYDTTLRDGEQTPGVCFTHDQKLEIAKKLDELKIKQIEAGFPIVSENERKAIKSITGEGLNAQILALSRVLKEDIDKAIECDVDGIITFIAASPMHLKYKLHKSLDEVEEMGMKAVEYAKDHGLFVAFSAEDATRTPVEDLIRIHKNAEEHGANRVHIADTLGCATPQAMYHICSELSSNLKKAHIGVHCHNDFGFAVINSIYGLIGGAKAVSTTVNGIGERAGNAAIEEIVMALKVLYDHDMGLNTEILTEISKLVENYSKIRIPENKPLVGEMAFYHESGIHVDAVLENPLTYEPFLPEKIGQKRKIILGKHSGCRAVAHRLQELGLEASREELWEIVKKTKETREEGTEISDEVFKNIVDKIIK; from the coding sequence ATGGATTGGAAAGCTGTATCTCCGTACAACCCTAAATTAAATTTGAAAGACTGTTATTTGTATGATACGACATTGAGAGATGGTGAACAGACTCCCGGAGTTTGTTTTACACATGATCAAAAACTTGAGATCGCCAAAAAACTGGATGAACTTAAAATTAAACAGATCGAAGCGGGTTTTCCAATTGTTTCTGAAAACGAGAGAAAAGCCATCAAATCAATTACTGGCGAAGGATTAAATGCACAAATTTTGGCGTTATCAAGAGTTTTAAAAGAGGATATTGATAAAGCCATTGAATGTGATGTTGATGGAATAATTACATTCATTGCAGCTTCACCAATGCATTTGAAATACAAATTGCACAAAAGCCTCGATGAAGTCGAAGAAATGGGTATGAAAGCCGTTGAATACGCAAAAGATCACGGACTTTTCGTAGCATTCTCTGCAGAAGATGCGACAAGAACTCCTGTTGAAGACCTCATCAGAATCCACAAAAATGCAGAAGAACACGGTGCCAATAGGGTGCATATTGCAGATACCCTCGGGTGTGCAACACCACAGGCAATGTATCATATCTGCTCTGAATTAAGCAGTAACTTGAAAAAAGCACATATCGGGGTACACTGTCACAACGACTTTGGGTTCGCAGTTATAAACTCGATATACGGATTAATTGGTGGAGCAAAAGCGGTATCTACAACAGTTAACGGAATAGGCGAAAGAGCAGGAAATGCTGCAATTGAAGAAATTGTAATGGCATTGAAAGTACTTTACGACCACGATATGGGATTAAATACTGAAATACTAACTGAAATATCGAAACTCGTTGAAAACTATTCAAAAATTAGGATTCCCGAAAATAAACCTCTTGTTGGGGAAATGGCATTTTACCATGAAAGCGGAATACATGTTGATGCGGTTTTAGAGAATCCTTTAACGTATGAACCGTTTTTACCTGAAAAAATAGGTCAAAAAAGAAAAATTATACTTGGAAAACATTCCGGATGCAGAGCAGTTGCACACAGACTGCAAGAACTTGGGCTTGAAGCTTCAAGAGAAGAACTTTGGGAAATTGTGAAAAAAACTAAAGAAACCAGAGAAGAAGGTACTGAAATAAGCGACGAAGTGTTTAAAAACATTGTCGATAAGATTATAAAATAA
- a CDS encoding SLC13 family permease, whose amino-acid sequence MKKALILLVLAVFLIGFTKITYVDEESADGINSQKAIMTLIILGTAAVLFFTEALPLPVTAMLVPVALSFPGINILSSTQAFSDFGNKWVVLFMAAFILGEAVFRTGFADKIGQMTVKAAGKSQLKLMLLVMLAIGTMSAFLSNTGTTAAFIPIVMGICVSASLKPGKLLIPMAYAASLGGTMTLIGTPPNGLVNDALEKSGIAPFGFFEFAKIGILIFIAGILYYGAIGHKLLPESKAKAKDFVSDTLKYRTNKMWIATLVFTFVVLMTATGTIPLVTAFMLGACIVVTTGCITMQEAFNSISWTTIFLFAGMLPLGTAMAATGAATMIANTVITYVHSPLALLAAAYILTALITEVMSNTATAALVMPLGIALADAFDVSAKPILMAIAVAASSCFLTPIATPPNMIILGPGGYSFKDYAKSGWPLEIICAIIAIVFIPLIWPF is encoded by the coding sequence ATGAAAAAAGCACTAATTTTACTCGTGCTCGCCGTATTTTTAATTGGCTTTACAAAGATCACGTATGTAGATGAAGAATCTGCTGACGGAATAAACAGCCAAAAAGCGATAATGACACTTATAATTTTAGGAACTGCGGCTGTGTTATTTTTCACAGAAGCGCTTCCGTTACCTGTTACTGCAATGCTCGTTCCTGTAGCTTTAAGCTTTCCAGGGATAAATATACTGTCGAGTACGCAGGCTTTCTCAGATTTTGGAAATAAATGGGTAGTATTGTTCATGGCAGCATTTATCCTTGGTGAAGCGGTATTTAGAACAGGTTTTGCAGATAAAATCGGGCAAATGACCGTAAAAGCAGCAGGAAAAAGCCAGTTAAAATTAATGCTTCTGGTAATGCTTGCAATAGGTACAATGTCTGCATTTTTATCAAACACGGGAACAACAGCAGCATTTATACCGATTGTAATGGGAATCTGCGTTTCCGCAAGTTTAAAACCTGGAAAATTGTTAATTCCTATGGCATATGCTGCATCCCTTGGTGGAACCATGACTTTGATTGGAACTCCGCCAAACGGGCTTGTAAACGATGCACTCGAAAAATCAGGGATTGCTCCCTTTGGATTCTTCGAGTTTGCAAAAATAGGAATTTTAATATTCATTGCAGGAATATTATACTACGGTGCAATCGGGCACAAATTACTGCCCGAATCAAAAGCAAAAGCAAAAGATTTTGTTTCGGATACTTTAAAATACCGAACTAACAAGATGTGGATCGCAACGCTTGTCTTTACATTTGTTGTTTTGATGACAGCAACTGGAACGATTCCGCTCGTAACTGCATTCATGTTGGGCGCATGTATAGTTGTAACGACAGGATGTATCACGATGCAGGAAGCATTTAATAGTATTTCGTGGACAACAATATTTTTGTTCGCAGGAATGCTTCCACTTGGTACTGCAATGGCGGCAACAGGTGCTGCTACAATGATTGCAAATACGGTTATTACGTATGTTCACAGTCCGCTGGCACTTTTAGCCGCAGCATACATACTGACTGCATTAATTACGGAAGTAATGTCAAACACTGCAACAGCGGCCTTGGTAATGCCTCTTGGAATTGCCCTTGCAGACGCATTTGACGTTAGTGCAAAACCAATATTGATGGCAATCGCAGTTGCAGCATCATCATGTTTCTTAACTCCAATTGCAACACCTCCAAATATGATTATACTTGGTCCTGGAGGTTATTCATTTAAGGATTACGCAAAATCAGGATGGCCGCTTGAAATAATCTGTGCAATAATTGCAATTGTATTTATTCCACTGATCTGGCCTTTCTAA
- a CDS encoding 50S ribosomal protein L40e gives MAFEEAIKRVFMKKICMKCNSRNSWKATKCRKCGYTNLRPKAKEARA, from the coding sequence ATGGCATTCGAAGAAGCAATCAAAAGAGTTTTCATGAAAAAGATCTGCATGAAATGTAATTCAAGAAACTCATGGAAAGCTACAAAATGTAGAAAATGTGGATACACAAATTTAAGACCTAAAGCTAAAGAAGCTAGGGCATAA